The Rhinoderma darwinii isolate aRhiDar2 chromosome 8, aRhiDar2.hap1, whole genome shotgun sequence genome has a window encoding:
- the LOC142660029 gene encoding olfactory receptor 5G9-like: protein MYTKNQTVSYFFIKGISELPYLQVPVFLLVLLLYLSTLGGNMTILVLVCRERQLHTPMYFFLGNLSILDISSTTVTLHKTLTTFVTGVKMVSFAECMAHAYFFMALECTELLILAAMSYDRYVAICNPLHYHMVMSYRICVLLATMCWMLGFVEVIPNTCILSNFTCYTSNIINHFFCDILPLMKISCSDVSLLKLWIATEGVIVSGLIPLSMTVIPYIFIILVILKIRTLNGRRKAFYTCSSHLTIVVLLYVTLYCIYLLPTSENSLDYHKLFSLFNTAAVPLLNPLIYSLKNKEVKSATKKLLNLFCDKLKQCVSFTEQITRIDGGGS, encoded by the coding sequence ATGTACACGAAAAATCAGACGGTGTCATATTTTTTTATCAAAGGGATTTCAGAACTTCCATACCTACAAGTTCCAGTTTTCCTTCTGGTCTTACTCCTTTATCTGTCCACTCTCGGTGGTAACATGACCATCCTAGTCTTGGTCTGTCGAGAGCGCCAGTTACATACCCCAATGTATTTCTTCCTGGGCAACTTGTCCATCCTGGACATATCATCTACAACTGTGACTCTTCATAAAACTCTTACTACCTTTGTCACTGGGGTGAAAATGGTGTCTTTTGCCGAATGCATGGCCCACGCGTACTTCTTCATGGCCTTGGAGTGCACAGAACTTTTGATATTAGCTGCCATGAGTTATGATAGGTATGTGGCCATCTGCAACCCCTTGCATTATCACATGGTCATGAGTTATAGAATTTGTGTACTGTTAGCCACCATGTGCTGGATGTTAGGATTTGTCGAAGTTATTCCAAATACTTGTATATTATCTAATTTCACTTGTTATACCTCTAATATTATCAACCACTTCTTCTGCGACATCCTACCACTTATGAAAATTTCCTGTAGTGATGTGTCATTACTAAAGCTCTGGATTGCCACAGAAGGTGTAATTGTCTCAGGTCTAATACCCTTATCTATGACCGTCATCCCTTATATCTTCATAATACTTGTCATACTGAAGATTAGGACCCTTAATGGTAGGCGTAAGGCTTTCTACACATGTTCCTCACATCTCACCATTGTGGTTCTTCTCTATGTGACTCTTTACTGCATATATTTATTACCAACTTCAGAAAACTCTTTAGATTATCACAAACTTTTTTCGCTCTTTAACACAGCCGCTGTACCGCTACTGAACCCTCTCATTTACAGCCTCAAAAACAAAGAGGTGAAGTCCGCAACAAAGAAATTGTTGAACCTTTTTTGTGACAAACTCAAACAGTGTGTGTCCTTCACTGAGCAAATAACCCGTATTGATGGTGGCGGGTCATAA
- the LOC142660030 gene encoding olfactory receptor 2F1-like translates to MEDQNQTWVKFFIMKGISDLPQLQTPIFLLVLVIYLIILSGNSAILFLILNDRQLQTPMYHFLSHLSIMDISYSTVTMHKTLITYVSGDKSVSSSACIAQMFFYVALLCCEFVLLTAMSYDRYVAICNPLRYITIMNGKVCSVLASVSWVLGLLEAVPVVCVTYDIHCFHSNEINHFFCDLLVIMKLFCYRTSNMEHLIYVQSIFLGFLPFTLTLTSYVFIIRNILRIHSSTGRRKTFYTCFSHITVVSLLYVTIFCVYMRPTSSVTLESDKFFTLFYTALTPMLNPLIYSLKNKDVKMAFKRLMKRNNKVLL, encoded by the coding sequence ATGGAAGACCAGAACCAAACTTGGGTAAAATTTTTCATCATGAAAGGTATTAGTGACTTGCCTCAGCTGCAGACTCCCATCTTCCTCTTGGTTTTGGTTATTTATCTCATTATTCTTAGTGGAAATTCAGCAATTTTATTTCTAATCTTGAATGACCGCCAATTGCAGACGCCAATGTATCACTTCTTGTCCCACCTTTCCATCATGGACATTTCTTACAGCACAGTCACAATGCATAAGACACTGATCACGTACGTATCTGGGGATAAGAGTGTTTCGTCCTCAGCCTGTATTGCACAGATGTTTTTTTACGTAGCTCTCCTCTGCTGTGAGTTTGTGCTCTTGACTGCTATGAGTTATGATCGATATGTTGCGATTTGTAACCCTCTACGTTACATTACGATCATGAATGGTAAAGTTTGTTCTGTCTTAGCCTCAGTTTCTTGGGTCCTTGGTCTTCTTGAAGCCGTTCCTGTAGTATGCGTTACCTATGACATCCACTGCTTTCATTCTAACGAAATCAACCACTTCTTCTGTGATCTTCTGGTCATCATGAAGCTGTTCTGCTACCGGACCTCCAACATGGAACACTTAATTTACGTGCAGTCGATCTTTCTTGGCTTCTTGCCGTTCACACTCACTCTTACTTCTTACGTCTTCATCATCAGGAACATTCTCCGGATCCACTCCAGCACTGGCAGACGTAAAACCTTCTATACATGTTTTTCTCATATCACCGTAGTTTCCCTTCTTTATGTGACGATATTCTGCGTCTACATGAGACCTACCTCATCGGTCACTCTAGAGTCGGACAAGTTCTTTACGCTGTTTTATACCGCATTAACACCCATGTTAAATCCTTTaatttacagcctgaaaaacaaAGATGTAAAAATGGCCTTCAAGCGCCTGATGAAGAGGAATAATAAAGTATTGCTATGA
- the LOC142660031 gene encoding olfactory receptor 5B17-like: MEDQNQTWVKFFIMKGISDLPQLQTPIFLLVLVIYLIILSGNSAILFLILNDRQLQTPMYHFLSHLSIMDISYSTVTMHKTLITYVSGDKSVSSSACIAQMFFYVALLCCEFVLLTAMSYDRYVAICNPLRYVTIMNGKVCSVLASVCWVLGFSEVVPAIFIIYDIHCFQSNEINHFFCDLLVIMKLFCYKGSNMEHLIYVESVFVGFLPFTLTLTSYVFIIRNILRIHSSTGRRKTFYTCSSHITVVSLLYVTIFCVYMRPTSSVTLESDKLFTLFYTALTPMLNPLIYSLKNKDVKMAFKRLMKRNNKVLL; encoded by the coding sequence ATGGAAGACCAGAACCAAACTTGGGTGAAATTTTTCATCATGAAAGGTATTAGTGACTTGCCTCAGCTGCAGACTCCCATCTTCCTCTTGGTTTTGGTTATTTATCTCATTATTCTTAGTGGAAATTCAGCAATTTTATTTCTAATCTTGAATGACCGCCAATTGCAGACGCCAATGTATCACTTCTTGTCCCACCTTTCCATCATGGACATTTCTTACAGCACAGTCACAATGCATAAGACACTGATCACGTACGTATCTGGGGATAAGAGTGTTTCGTCCTCAGCCTGTATTGCACAGATGTTTTTTTACGTAGCTCTCCTCTGCTGTGAGTTTGTGCTCTTGACTGCTATGAGTTATGATCGATATGTTGCGATTTGTAACCCTCTACGTTACGTTACGATCATGAACGGTAAAGTTTGTTCTGTCTTGGCCTCAGTTTGTTGGGTCCTTGGTTTTTCTGAAGTCGTTCCGGCAATCTTCATTATCTATGACATCCACTGCTTTCAGTCTAACGAAATCAACCACTTCTTCTGTGATCTTCTGGTCATCATGAAGCTGTTCTGCTACAAGGGATCCAACATGGAACACTTAATTTACGTGGAGTCGGTATTCGTTGGCTTCTTGCCGTTCACACTCACTCTTACTTCGTACGTCTTCATCATCAGGAACATTCTCCGGATCCACTCCAGCACTGGCAGACGTAAAACCTTCTATACATGTTCTTCTCATATCACCGTCGTTTCCCTTCTTTATGTGACGATATTCTGCGTCTACATGAGACCTACCTCATCGGTCACTCTAGAGTCGGACAAGCTCTTTACGCTGTTTTATACCGCATTAACACCCATGTTAAATCCTTTaatttacagcctgaaaaacaaAGATGTGAAAATGGCCTTCAAGCGCCTGATGAAGAGGAATAATAAAGTATTGCTATGA